DNA from Nitrospira sp.:
CCTGAGTCCGGTCGGGTTGGACCCTGCGCATCCCTTTCCGAAACTGCTCAACAAGAGCCTCAATTTTCTGGTCACCCTCGAAGGGACCGATGCCTTCGGCCGCCTCAACGGAACCGCCATCGTGCAAGTTCCTCGTTCACTTCCACGCGTGATTCGCCTGCCGGCCCGCAGCAGCACCTGGCCGCACGATTTTGCCTTCCTGTCGTCGGTCATCCATGCGTTCGTCCACCGCCTCTTCCCCGGCATGGACGTCACCGGCTGTTACCAATTCCGCGTCACGAGAAACAGCAATCTCTTCGTGGATGAGGAAGACGTGGACGACCTGCGGCGTGCCCTCGAAGGCCAGCTGCCGGATCGTCGGTTCGGCGACGCGGTCCGTCTGGAGGTAGCGGACAATTGCCCGCCAGACATGGTGTATTTCTTGCGCGAACAATTCCATCTCCAAGCACAGGACGTGTATCAATGCCATGGGCCGGTCAATCTGCATCGGCTCATGGCGGTGCCGGACCTCGTGGAACGCCCCGATCTCAAGTTCCAGCCGTTCACCCCGAGCCTGCCCGCCACCCCGGTGCCGAGTGATGATTGGTTCGAGGCCATCAGGCAGGGCGATGTCCTGTTGCACCATCCCTTCCAGTCCTTTGCGCCGGTCACCGAATTTCTGCGCCAGGCCGCGACGGACCCCCACGTGCTCACCATCAAGCAGACCCTCTATCGGACCGGGACGGATTCAGCGATCGTACAGTCTCTGGTCGACGCCGCGCGCGGCGGGAAAGAAGTCACGGTCGTGATCGAATTACGGGCCCGTTTCGATGAGGAAGCCAACATCGAACTGGCCCACGATTTGGAGGAGGCCGGCGCCCATGTGGTGTACGGCGTGGTGGGGCACAAGACGCATGCCAAGATGAGTCTCGTCCTCCGCCGGGAAGGCCGACAGTTGCGGCACTATACCCATCTCGGCACCGGCAACTACCACGTCCGCAACGCCCGGCTCTATACCGACTTCGGACTGCTCACCTGCGATGCGGCGATCGGGCGGGACGCCCGCATGATCTTTCAACAGTTGACCTCGCCGGGTCGGCCGGGGCGCCTCAAGCACCTGCTCCAATCGCCGTTCACCCTACATGCCACGCTGCTGAAATGGATCGGCCGTGAAACCGACCGCGCCAAGCAAGGGCGTCCGGCCAAGATCATCGCCAAGATGAACGCGCTCCTGGAACCTCAGATCATTCGATCCCTCTACAAGGCCTCCCAGGCCGGCGTGCATATCGACCTGATCGTGCGCGGCCCTTGCGCCTTGCGACCAGGCATCGCGGGTCTCTCCGACCACATTCACGTGCGTTCGATCCTCGGGCGGTTCCTCGAGCACAGCCGGGTCTTTTACTTCCTGAACGACGGCGACGAGAGGGTGTTTCTCTCGAGCGCCGATTGGATGGATCGCAATTTTTTCCGGCGCATCGAAGTCGCCTTTCCGGTGCTGGACAAGACCTTGAAGCAACGGGTCATCGACGAGGGGCTCCGTCCCTACCTGGAAGACAATACCCATGCGTGGATCTTGCATCGAGACGGTTCCTACCGGCGGCAGATTCCAGGCCGCAAGACTCCCCGTTCAGCCCAGCAATGGCTGATGAACAGGCTCGTCACGTAAACGACTTCTACCATCCCCTCCACCCGTCGCGCTTTTGAGCAGGGCTGGCTACAACGCGTCGGCAGACAAGCTTTCCAGACGTTCCTCGATGCAGGCGGCGCAGAGTGTGGCTTGAGGCCGACCCCTGAGTCGCGACAAGGAGATCTCGTTCCCGCAGCCACGGCAGAGTCCGTAGGAGGCATCGAATTACGACGTTCATGGCTGCCCTCCTGTTCCTGTGGTGACCCGTCAACAGCAGGCTACAGGCCCGAGGTAACGGGAGCGTACAGAGGAGGTCAACGGTTGGTTAACAGGAGTTGTCGGTACGGGCTGTGGGGAAGGTCGGACAGGGTTCCAAGACCGCGTCCGACGAGATTGCCATGGACGCGCAGGCTTCCGGGACGGACCGGCGCTTCACAGCGGATGAACTGTTGATCGGAACCTTACTTGGCTGCCGGTCGGTGCCGTTCGATCAGCGCCGTCCAACTCGGTTCAAGATCGCGCTTGGCAGTGGCCAGAAAACGCTCTTCGGCGCTGGCATCCCGATAGGCCTTCGTGACGCCGACGGTATGGACTGCGAAATAGGCCGGCGTGCCGATCACCTGGAAGTCGGCGACGACCTGCGCCAGCGGCTTGCCCCAAAATGTTTCGAAGTAATGTTCCTGTACGTCGTCGGCAGCCTTCTCTTTCAGGACCATCCTGGAGGAACCCAACTCATATTCCCCCATGAAGCCGATGCCGCCGGGAGCCACGGTCGTGTCGCTCTGTTTCACGACATCCTTCGGCAGCAGGAACAACGTGACTTCGCGTATCTTGCCGAATCCCTTTTCCGATGTGCTGAAGGCGACGGCGGCATACCGTCCGGGCGGCACATTCTGCACATAGACCGTGCCGCCTCCCCCGCCGCCGGGCGGCGGAGCGACGAGGCTTGTGGGAATCAAGGTGGTGCCGCGGAACAGATCGCGATCGTTCTCGACCTTCACCAGGTACAGGCGATCTTCCGTATTCGACGTCCAGAGGGGGCTCTTGACGGTGATGCCGATCACCGCGCTCTGTTGATCGACCGGCTTGGTGATGTGGACCGGCGAGACGAATTCCCCGGCCAACCGCTGGAACTGTTTCTTCGGCGGCTTGCCGGCGCAAGCCGCGGTTACCATGATGGCCAGAGCGACGATCGCGATCACCGTTCGATTCATAGAATTCCCTCTGTGTGGATCAAACCGGGCATACGGAGTCCCCATGGTAGGGGATCACGTATCCCGCTTCAATACGTACGTCCGTAGGATTTCGCTCCCAGCAGCAGGTCGCGACGTGGCCGATCATCTTGAGACAGAGGGCCTTGACGCAGCCGGATGAAGATCGAACGGGAACCTGGTTCGAAGAATGCTGGACGGTATGCAGAGGTTGGAATCGAAAATCAAGAACGCCCGGCTCAGGGTGCGGGAGGAACATCTGCAGCGGTTTTCCCCTTGTTCTGACTCTCCAAGGACAGGCGCTTCAGCACCACTTTGGCCCGTTCCTCCAAACGTTCGGCCTCGCCGGATCGCTGTTTCCGTCTCAGCAGGGAAGCGTAGTTCTTCAAGGTTTTGGCGTAGGCTTCCAGATCATACCCCGAGGACCGCTCATAGATGCCCAGCGCCTGCTTATAGAGGTCTTCGGACTGTTCCAATCGATTCTGGGATTGATACAGCGAGGCCAGATTCTTGATCTCGTCGGCCACATGAGGATTCTCCGCCCCCTGCTGCTTCTCTCGAATGGCGATCGCCTGCTGAAAGAGCGGCTCTGCCTGCGAATAGAGGCCCTGCAGCTCGTAGAGTTGCCCCAGACGGCTCATCGCCTGGGCTGTCTCCACATGGTCGCTTCCAAGGGACTTCTTGAAGATGCTGACCGCGCGCTGATACAGCGCTTCGGCCTGGGGATATTGATTCTGAGCCCGATAGGTATCTCCCAGGTTTTCAAGGTTCCTGGCCACGATGGGATGGTGGGGACCGAAGGCCTTTTCATGAATCGTGAGGGCGCGCTGATAGAGCGGCATGGCGCGGGCATGTTGCCCCTGCGCCTGGTACATCTTCGCCAGGTTGTCGCGCGTGATGGCCGTGAGGCTATGTTCCGGCCCCAACTGCTTTTCGAAAATCGCGAGCGCCCGCTGCAACACCGGCTCGGCATCGGCGAAACGCCGTTGATCCTGATAGACGACGGCGATGTTGTTCAGACTCTCCGCCGTCTTGCTGTTGTCCGCGCCGAAGACCTTCTCGCGAATTTCCCTGGCCCGTTGATGGAGTGCCTCCGATTGCACATAGAGCCCCTGCAACCGGTACAGTTCACCTAAATCCGTGAGACTAGCCGCCGTCTCGCCATGGTCCGGCCCATAGACCCGTTCTCTGATCGCCAGCGCCTCCTGAAAGAGCGTCTCGGCTCGCGGATAGCGGCCCAACTCCCGATTGACTTCGCCCAGTTGGCTCAAGGTCTCGGCCATTCGCTTGCCCTGTGGGTCGAGAGTTTCCGCCTCCTTACGGGCCGCCACGAACGATTCCTCCGCATGGGTATAGTCGCCGGACCGCATGGCGGCATTACCCTCTTGCATGGCGGAACGCCAGCGCTGATCCTGCGCACAACCAGTGAGGACACCCAACAGGACCATGCCGATGGTAAAAGAGCGGGTGCGCAATCCAATATTCATGATGATCAACTCTTCGGTGGTGAGGATGGTGTTGTTTGCGGCTTGACTTGGGTCGTGGAATTCAACCAATACAGACTTACCTCCCTCTGGCACCTCAAATCAACCCCGTGGAAATATCTTTTTCGCCCCCGCCGAACATCGTCCATCTTTTCAATGGCTTCGTCCTTTCTTCGCATTACAGCCGGCGACCAAGGAGCACCGGCGGCAGAAGGTTTCCTGATGACGGGGGCGTGACGGGCAATGAACATTATCGCCTGTCAGCAGGCTGATCGACCTGAGAGGCAAGCTGGGCGATCCTGAAGGTGTCATAGGGCAACACGCTGAAGACCTTGGCCACATCGATGGCCGGCTTGCCGGGGCGCAGGACCTTTTGCGCCAGCGTCGCCAGCCACGAAAGCGGCACGAGCACCACGGTCGGGAGCCAGATCACGGTGAGGTCGGGATTGGCCAGGCGGAGACGATCCAGCAGTTCCCGCTTCGTGGGCGAGACCGGATCGAGCAGATTCAAGGGACTCGGCACCGCGTCCCAGGCGTCCGTCATCCAGGCGAGGAACCGACCGGAGAACCCCACATCCACGACTCCGAGACGATCGCTCGCTGAGCCGACGGCCACGAAGATGTTCCCCAATCGCTTTCCGAGACGGCCGGGCGGGTCGAAATCGCGATAGTCCACCAATGCGCCGGGACGCACGACCTTCACGGACAGACCGAGTTCCTTCCCCAGTTGAACTGCGAGCCGCTCGGACTCAAGCTTCCCCCACACATAGGGCCCGGACCCCTTGCTGTCCGGCTCCAACGGGTGGTCGTCACCGATCGGGCGACCGGTTCCCTGGGCCAACACCGCCAGACTGCTGACATGGACGAAGTGCGCAATGCCTGCCGCCGCCGCCCCTCGAACCATGTGCTCCGTGGCATCCAATGAATTGCGCTGATGCTCCGGCCAGCCACCGGCGGTTTCCGCTGCCGCATGAATGACCGTGTCCACTCCCTTGAAGAAATGCGTCGCGACTCCCGTTGCGACATCGGCCACCACATATTCCGCGCCGGCAACCCGCTCCCATGGAGACGGGTCACGCCGCGCCACCACACGGACCGGACGACCGCGCGAGAGCAACGCCCGCACGATTTCCTTTCCCAAAAATCCTGTTCCACCGGTCACCAACACACCCCGGCTGTCGACCGGCCTCGGTGCAGCTGCCGCCAACGCCTTGGCCTCCCCGACTTTGAGGGCCTGCGCCACCCGCTCACAGATGCGCACGGTCTCCAGCAAACTCTCAGGTGATAGCGGCGACGGCCCACCGCTGCGCGCCGACTCGTAGAAGGCGGAAAAGAGTTCGGCCAGTCCTGGATAACTGCGTTGGCGCTTCAGAAAACGGTTCGCCATGGCCGAGGTCGTGCCGACGAGCAACTGCCAGGCCTGCCGATAGGGCGCAAACAACTTGTCGATGCCGGACGAGCCCGGCCCGATGGCGCGTTGCGTGGTACTCCGGACATAGTCGGCAAACAACGATCCGTTTCGCCCAATCACCCGCAGATAACTCTCGACGGGACGGCCCTCCAGCGTCACGATCAAGGTCCCGGTCACGCCGCCGCGTCGCACGAGCGCATGGACCGTCCCCGCCTGACTGACCTCCAGAGACAGCAGCTCGGTATGCCCTTCGCCGGCCTGTTCCAACACCTGAAGCAGCAGATAGACCGGATGAGGCAGAATGTCGAGCAGCTGATGGTCCGCGCGGAGCACCTTGCGGCCGCCCGGCGCATGGCGGACGGTTCGAAACGAGAAATAGCTTTCCACATGTACGACGCGGCCGATCGCAGGCAGGTACTGAGTCAACAGTCTGGTGGGTGGCTCATAGAGCAGCTGGTGGCCGGCGCACACCCGAAGTCCCTTCGCCTTCGCCGTCTCCAGGATCTGTTGCGCATCCTCCACCGACTCGGTAAAGGGTTTCTCGACATAGATGTGGCACCCGGCCTTCAGCGCCATCCTGGCAAGCGGAGCATGGGAAGCGGGAGGGGTAATGATATGCACCACATCGAGCTGTTCGGACGCAAAGAGTTCTTCCGGCGTTTTGAAACAACCGATCCCCGGCGCGATGTCGCGCATGGCGGCCAGGGCGGCGTCGGACGGGTCCGCCACCGCGACGAATTGAACGCCGGGACAGCGCACAATCGCGCGGGCATGGTGCTGCGCATGGCGGCCTGCGCCGATGAGGGCGATTCGTAGCGGACGTGAATCCGGAGTTGTAGGGCTAGAGTTCGTCACGGGCGGCATCTATGTGCAGCCCTACTATATGCTATTCACGCGGTTTCTTGAAGCCTTCTCGAAAATTACCACAGGCGGGCGGATCACAGTCCTTGCTTACCGTCGTGGGGGAAACAGCGGTCCATACATTCCGGGCAAAGACCGCCGTTGAACTGGATCGCCGAACGCTCCGCGATGAACGTGGCCAGATCATACCACTCGCCGGATTGGTCCGGAACGCGCTTGCACCAGGAACAGAGATTGATGATTCCCTGCGGACGTCCGAGCCATTCCTCCACCTCTTGTAACGCTTCGCCGGGCCCTCCGGCCCGACGGAGCCCAGGCCCGCCGGGTGGGGTCTCGTGGAAGACGAGGACGGAACCCAACACCGCGCCGCCGTCGTCGACCACCGGCGCCACCGTGCAGCGAATGACGCGGCGACCACCCTGTTTTGAGACGAGGATCGCCTCGTCGATCGTCACGAGGCACAGGTTCGCCATCGCCTGCATGGCCGGGTTCTCGACCTGCCGGATCGGCCCTTCCGTTTGGAGGCCCATCAAGGCCGTCACGGTCATGCCCGTCGCTTCCTCCTGCCTCCAGCCCGTGAAGGTTTCGGCGGCCGGGTTCAGGTAGGTCACCCGCCCCCCGCAGTCGGTCGTCACGATGCCGTCGCCGATGCAGCGGACCGTGGTGGCGATCCATCGCAGACTCTCCCGCATATGGCGGTCATGCCGGGCTCGATGCAACGCCAGTTCGATCGTGGTCCGCAATTCATTCGCTTGATAGGGCTTGAGTATATAGCCGGCCGGCGAGGTGACCTTCGCCCGTTCCAGCGTGTGGTCGTCGGCATAGGCCGTCAGGTAGATGACGGGCACATCCTGTTTCCGCTGGATCTGGCGGGCAGTTTCGACTCCGTCCATTTTTCCCTTCAATACGATGTCCATCAGAATCAGGTCGGGATGCGTGTCGTCGGCCTTGCGGATCGCGTCTTCGCCGGACGTGGCGGTGACCGGAACCCGATAGCCCAGCCGCTGCAGGCTGAGTTGAATGTCTTTCGCGACGACCGGCTCATCTTCCACGATCAAGATGCTGGCTGGTTCCATGGCGTTCACACCCTTTCTGAATATTGCAGTTGATGGAACCGTATCTGCCATTCGGTGCCGGCTCCGCTCTTGAGCTCCGTGCTGCCGTCCAGCTTCTCCGCCAACAGCGACACAAGTTCCAATCCCAGCGAATCGGGATTGTTGAGCACGCCGTCCTTGGGGATGCCGACGCCGTCATCGCTGACGCAGAGCGTAAAGGTGCCGTCCATATGGTCCAACAGATCGATATGGACCTTCCCGCCGCCGTCATCGACGAACGCATGTTTCAGGCAATTGGACACCAGTTCGTCGATGATCAAGCCGCAGGTCAGCCCCG
Protein-coding regions in this window:
- a CDS encoding Polyphosphate kinase, producing the protein MSQPRADPGQQAATSTASTASQRPVTSDLSRPEWFLNRELSLLEFNRRVLDLAKDQKVPLLERLKFLCIVSSNLDEFFEVRVAGLKEQVTHGIEQPGADGLTPSELLARIAALTHQLVQEQYVVLNQSLIPQLADQRIRFLKRTEWTPSHIRWMRRFFSRELLPLLSPVGLDPAHPFPKLLNKSLNFLVTLEGTDAFGRLNGTAIVQVPRSLPRVIRLPARSSTWPHDFAFLSSVIHAFVHRLFPGMDVTGCYQFRVTRNSNLFVDEEDVDDLRRALEGQLPDRRFGDAVRLEVADNCPPDMVYFLREQFHLQAQDVYQCHGPVNLHRLMAVPDLVERPDLKFQPFTPSLPATPVPSDDWFEAIRQGDVLLHHPFQSFAPVTEFLRQAATDPHVLTIKQTLYRTGTDSAIVQSLVDAARGGKEVTVVIELRARFDEEANIELAHDLEEAGAHVVYGVVGHKTHAKMSLVLRREGRQLRHYTHLGTGNYHVRNARLYTDFGLLTCDAAIGRDARMIFQQLTSPGRPGRLKHLLQSPFTLHATLLKWIGRETDRAKQGRPAKIIAKMNALLEPQIIRSLYKASQAGVHIDLIVRGPCALRPGIAGLSDHIHVRSILGRFLEHSRVFYFLNDGDERVFLSSADWMDRNFFRRIEVAFPVLDKTLKQRVIDEGLRPYLEDNTHAWILHRDGSYRRQIPGRKTPRSAQQWLMNRLVT
- a CDS encoding Tetratricopeptide TPR_2 → MVEFHDPSQAANNTILTTEELIIMNIGLRTRSFTIGMVLLGVLTGCAQDQRWRSAMQEGNAAMRSGDYTHAEESFVAARKEAETLDPQGKRMAETLSQLGEVNRELGRYPRAETLFQEALAIRERVYGPDHGETAASLTDLGELYRLQGLYVQSEALHQRAREIREKVFGADNSKTAESLNNIAVVYQDQRRFADAEPVLQRALAIFEKQLGPEHSLTAITRDNLAKMYQAQGQHARAMPLYQRALTIHEKAFGPHHPIVARNLENLGDTYRAQNQYPQAEALYQRAVSIFKKSLGSDHVETAQAMSRLGQLYELQGLYSQAEPLFQQAIAIREKQQGAENPHVADEIKNLASLYQSQNRLEQSEDLYKQALGIYERSSGYDLEAYAKTLKNYASLLRRKQRSGEAERLEERAKVVLKRLSLESQNKGKTAADVPPAP
- a CDS encoding putative dihydroflavonol-4-reductase, whose product is MPPVTNSSPTTPDSRPLRIALIGAGRHAQHHARAIVRCPGVQFVAVADPSDAALAAMRDIAPGIGCFKTPEELFASEQLDVVHIITPPASHAPLARMALKAGCHIYVEKPFTESVEDAQQILETAKAKGLRVCAGHQLLYEPPTRLLTQYLPAIGRVVHVESYFSFRTVRHAPGGRKVLRADHQLLDILPHPVYLLLQVLEQAGEGHTELLSLEVSQAGTVHALVRRGGVTGTLIVTLEGRPVESYLRVIGRNGSLFADYVRSTTQRAIGPGSSGIDKLFAPYRQAWQLLVGTTSAMANRFLKRQRSYPGLAELFSAFYESARSGGPSPLSPESLLETVRICERVAQALKVGEAKALAAAAPRPVDSRGVLVTGGTGFLGKEIVRALLSRGRPVRVVARRDPSPWERVAGAEYVVADVATGVATHFFKGVDTVIHAAAETAGGWPEHQRNSLDATEHMVRGAAAAGIAHFVHVSSLAVLAQGTGRPIGDDHPLEPDSKGSGPYVWGKLESERLAVQLGKELGLSVKVVRPGALVDYRDFDPPGRLGKRLGNIFVAVGSASDRLGVVDVGFSGRFLAWMTDAWDAVPSPLNLLDPVSPTKRELLDRLRLANPDLTVIWLPTVVLVPLSWLATLAQKVLRPGKPAIDVAKVFSVLPYDTFRIAQLASQVDQPADRR
- a CDS encoding Two-component transcriptional response regulator, LuxR family, with the translated sequence MEPASILIVEDEPVVAKDIQLSLQRLGYRVPVTATSGEDAIRKADDTHPDLILMDIVLKGKMDGVETARQIQRKQDVPVIYLTAYADDHTLERAKVTSPAGYILKPYQANELRTTIELALHRARHDRHMRESLRWIATTVRCIGDGIVTTDCGGRVTYLNPAAETFTGWRQEEATGMTVTALMGLQTEGPIRQVENPAMQAMANLCLVTIDEAILVSKQGGRRVIRCTVAPVVDDGGAVLGSVLVFHETPPGGPGLRRAGGPGEALQEVEEWLGRPQGIINLCSWCKRVPDQSGEWYDLATFIAERSAIQFNGGLCPECMDRCFPHDGKQGL